ATTACGTTTAAAATTTGCGATATCTGCAATTTGCTGAAAACGGCTGTTCAGGAAATAAATTTGTAAATTAAAGCTCCACCTTTTCATGTCACTGTAAAAATCTTCCAGGTATGGATTGTTTTCTACAGCTTCAAATAAAGCCTCCCAACCGTAATTTTTGGCCAGTAATTCAGTTAAAGTGGTTTTTCCGGCGCCAATATTGCCTACTACAGCTATATGCATATGTGATTTTTGAAGGGCTTAAGATAGTAATAATACCAATAAATTTATCTGGAGCAATTAGAATGATTTAAAACCAATCAGTTTTCTAACTTCTCTAATCGTTTCGCTGGCGCTTTCACGGGCCTTTAAAGCACCGTGTCTGGCAACCTGACGTAAATAACTGGTGTCCTTTGAAAGTTCCTCGATGCGCTCCCTAATTGGTGTATTAAAAATGATCATGTCTTCTGCCAGTTGTTTCTTCAAATCGCCATAACGGATTTCCATCTTGTTATAGAGCGAATCAAAATGGCTGATGGTATCTGCTGAAGATACAATTTTCATGAGGTCAAACAGGTTTTGTATGGCTTCAGGTTTAGTTTGGTTTTCAGAAGTCGGGCCACTGTCGCTGACCGCGCGTGAAACTTTTTTGCGAATGATTTCTGGAGAATCTGAAAGGTAAATGCAATTTGAATCACCTTCAGACTTACTCATTTTACCTTTTCCGTCTAAACCAGGCACTTTAACCAGGTTTTGCGCATAATTAAATGCATAAGGCTCTGGAAAGAAATCTGTTTTGTACAGGCGGTTAAAGCGGTTTCCAAAAGTACGGGTCATTTCCAGGTGTTGTTCCTGATCTTTACCTACGGGAACCTTGGTTGCCCTGTGCAACAGAATATCTGCCGCCATAAGCGAAGGATAGGTTAGCAAGCCTGCATTTACATTATCGGGTTGTGAGCGGATCTTATCTTTGAAAGAAGTACTGCG
The nucleotide sequence above comes from Pedobacter sp. MC2016-14. Encoded proteins:
- the trpS gene encoding tryptophan--tRNA ligase; its protein translation is MKETVVSGIRPTGKLHLGNYFGAVTNFVKMQYDYNCYFFIADLHSLTTHPTPDDLHGYVRHVLVEYLACGINPEESTIYIQSDVPEVAELYLYLNMNAYLGELERSTSFKDKIRSQPDNVNAGLLTYPSLMAADILLHRATKVPVGKDQEQHLEMTRTFGNRFNRLYKTDFFPEPYAFNYAQNLVKVPGLDGKGKMSKSEGDSNCIYLSDSPEIIRKKVSRAVSDSGPTSENQTKPEAIQNLFDLMKIVSSADTISHFDSLYNKMEIRYGDLKKQLAEDMIIFNTPIRERIEELSKDTSYLRQVARHGALKARESASETIREVRKLIGFKSF